The Alkalihalobacillus sp. LMS6 genomic interval ATAGCATCCATGCTCCAGACCAATCGTTATCGCCTCGAAATGTACTCATTTCTATAAAGTTTGATACATACGTCCCTGTTGATGCAATATGAGCATCAATTAAAAAGATCCCTGGACCAAATAAAACGAGGAATGCTCCAATAAATAAAGCTGTATTCACATTTAATTTACTTAACCATTGAATCCCTTTTTCAAGTCCTGTCAGCGTTGAAATGATGACAATGGATGTGAGAAACAGAATGATTAGAACTTGCGTCACATACGTATCGGGCCAACCAAACAGCGCATTCACGCCATAGCTTACTTGTAACCCAAGAAAACCAATCGGACCGATTGTCCCTGCAGCTGCTCCAATAATACAAAACACATCAACCGCTACGCCCCATTTACTATCTTTAATGCGATCTCCTAAAAGCGGATAGAGAATCGTCCGAGGTTTCAATGGCATTCCTTTATGGTTGTGTGCATAAATCATGACAATGGAACAGATTGCACCGTAAACCGCCCATGCACCAAATCCCCATGATATAAAGCTTTGAGCTAGTGCAACCCGCACAGCGTCATTTGTCGTTTCCACTAGTCCACTATAAGTCGGCGGAACATCCATAAAATAATACATCGGCTCAGCCGCTGCCCAAAAGACGCCTCCAGCACCAAGACCAGTCGTTACGACAATCGCTACATACTTAAAGAACCCCATTTCCGGTTTCCCTAATTTCCCTAAACGAACAGCGCCTAATTTTGATACAGCTAAAACAGCTCCCACCAAAAAAGTCGCAAGTAAGAGCACTTGCCAGTACCCACCGAAGTACGTAATCGCAAATGAAAATCCTTTATCAACAAGAGATGACGTCATCTCCATATTTGTAAAAGCCATCACAACAAACAGCAGCAAAAACCCTCCGCTGATTAAAAATACTGGCCAATTTACGGTCTTTAACGCATGATGCGGACCTTTATCCATTTTCTTCCCCTCTCGTGTTCCCAAAACAATAAGACCTTACTTTAGCAAAAAACAGAGACGGTTTGGGCAGAGGTTAGAATCAAATTTGCCAAAAGCAAATAAAAATCCTTATTGAGACGGGTAAAACGATGCTTTATTACATTTACGTTACAAGTTTGAAAGCGACAAACAAAACAGCCCCCATTGGAGACTGTTTCCTCATTTAAGCATCAGCCGCTGCTTTATCAATCATAACGTTGCCTTCTGCATCCAATAATGCCGTTAGGCTGACAGATCCGTTGTTCTAATCTTCGTCCAGAAGAATACCTATATAACAATGCAGCTAACCGCTACACAAGCTGTGCTGACTAGATCTTTTACATTTAAAAGGGATTAAATGAGGAGGTTCTTCTCAGTTTCATCTTTTCCACAAAGGGAAAAGATACGTAACTCTGTTAGGAAGGGAGGAATGCAACATGCTTTGGACAGTCTTAGTCGTCTTATTAGTCTTATGGTTGCTTGGTTTCATTGGGGAAATCGGCGGGAACCTTGTACATATTTTATTAGTTATCGCACTCGTTGTTCTCATATTCCAACTTATTTCTGGTCGCCGAAGACCGTAGCTTAACGAGCAAGGCATTGTGCCTTGCTTTTTTCTTGTTTATCAAATTTTTGTTTTCTAGAACGCTTATTGTTTCCCTTAATCAATTGAAACAAAACCTCTTTTCACCAAATTAAAAATAAAATTCTTAATTTAGTGAATAAAGAAAGAACACGCTTGGTAAATGTTTTCCAATATGGTAAACTTAACTTGAATTATGTAAAAATTAGTAAAGAGAAGGTGACCTATGAAGCAAATGCAGTTAGGCAAATTTAAAATGAAACGCGCAAGTGTATTAACAGCGGCAGCAGTAATTATGGCCGTACCTCTTTATTCTATCTCGAATCATGATAGCGGATTCACACAAGTTGCGAAAGCGGAAACAGCAACAGGAAGTATTGTTGAACCTGAAGTTCATCCAGTTATCTTATATCCTTACAGCAATGACAACAGCATCATGGATGTTGAAATACGTTTAGCCGGAAATCTCACTGTTCCACCTGACAACATGACTGATGAGTTGATTTTCACTGTCCAGTTACCTAGTGACATGACTCATTTATTTGGAACAGATGTGTTTAATGAAAATTTCCAACTAACGCCAAACCTTACCTTACTTAATGAAGACGGAGAGTTAGTTAGCAGTTACCCAGCAGTATCTGCTTCAGACCTTACATACAATGAAACGAACCATTCATTCTCTTTTAATCTTACACAGTATTTAGAATCTCATGACCTACAATTAGAAGGGACAAGCCATCGTGTCGATATCACGACAAGGTTTCCAGTCCCGGTTGAAGGCAATGAAGGGGAACACTTTATTCAATCCGCTCTATCCCTTGGCTATCCGAAAAATTTAGATCATGTATACAGTACAGGTTCGCATACGTTAACCCTTGTTGGGAATGAAGACGATACACCAGATCCTAACGACGATCAATCGGCACCTGATGAAGACGATATTGATCCACCATCTCTTCAAAACAGAAGTTTGTTGGACTGGCAGACCCAATATGAAGTCTTTTATACAGGGAATTTAGGTAGCCTTTCACTTAATAGCTCAATTTCGGAGCCCGTTACAATTAATACGAGTCAGATCGATAACCTTACGTACACATTACAACTGCCTGACGAGCTAGGGCATCTCTTGAAATCTGAGGAGTTCAGGGTACATGGTTTATTTGGTTTATTTGATGTGCCACTTGTTGGTGAAGACTCCGATTTAATCTTTTATGAGATGGAAGATCCTCCAATATCAAATGAATTTGTCTATTTAGATCATGTGACAAATAGTATACATGTTCATTTACAAGAATGGGTGGACCTCCTCGGTTATCAGTTCTCTGATGAAGCGTATCTCCATACTCATTCAATTCAATTTAACTATCCTCATGATAGCGTAACGGGAACACATGTGATAAAAACCGCTTATACAGATGGAATGATTGATCTTGCACAATTAGACAATCAACCAAATGAGCTTCTCATCGATTTTGATTCTGGCAAGCCTACTGATGACGGTTCTCCTGACGATGGAAACGATGATGAAGACCATACCGAAGAGCCAAAACCTGATTCTGACGATAGCGGTGATAAAGAAGATAAAGAA includes:
- a CDS encoding BCCT family transporter — protein: MDKGPHHALKTVNWPVFLISGGFLLLFVVMAFTNMEMTSSLVDKGFSFAITYFGGYWQVLLLATFLVGAVLAVSKLGAVRLGKLGKPEMGFFKYVAIVVTTGLGAGGVFWAAAEPMYYFMDVPPTYSGLVETTNDAVRVALAQSFISWGFGAWAVYGAICSIVMIYAHNHKGMPLKPRTILYPLLGDRIKDSKWGVAVDVFCIIGAAAGTIGPIGFLGLQVSYGVNALFGWPDTYVTQVLIILFLTSIVIISTLTGLEKGIQWLSKLNVNTALFIGAFLVLFGPGIFLIDAHIASTGTYVSNFIEMSTFRGDNDWSGAWMLFFFGWFIGFGPMVALLVARISRGRTIRELFLVVAIITPLITNLWFTILGGSGIFYEINTPGSVSEPLTENGLPAAIIAIASQMPLGSIMPFVFLLLTVLFVVTTVDTMSYSLAMSVTGEGNPPKAVRFFWAIIMALIAVILINFGNGGVNALQSFVVIAAVPVSLVLLPLLWGAPKIAMTLAREQGILPNKQKEK
- a CDS encoding lmo0937 family membrane protein, translating into MLWTVLVVLLVLWLLGFIGEIGGNLVHILLVIALVVLIFQLISGRRRP